A single region of the Thermodesulfobacteriota bacterium genome encodes:
- a CDS encoding carboxymuconolactone decarboxylase family protein — protein sequence MADDQRWFEKRAPEMAEGWWQFYKAVEGETKLDPNTKALIAIAVAVHGRCPHCVESRIKKALSLGISKEEIAEAIMETALLASGTEIFWAKEVYDKYLG from the coding sequence ATGGCTGATGATCAGAGATGGTTTGAAAAAAGAGCCCCGGAGATGGCCGAGGGGTGGTGGCAGTTCTACAAAGCAGTGGAAGGGGAGACAAAGTTAGACCCAAATACAAAAGCTCTAATTGCGATTGCTGTTGCAGTTCACGGCAGATGTCCTCACTGCGTAGAATCTCGAATTAAGAAAGCATTGTCTCTTGGTATAAGTAAAGAGGAGATTGCAGAAGCAATTATGGAGACTGCACTTCTAGCATCAGGTACCGAGATTTTCTGGGCAAAAGAAGTATATGATAAGTATTTAGGTTAA